A region of Desulfatiglans anilini DSM 4660 DNA encodes the following proteins:
- a CDS encoding FprA family A-type flavoprotein encodes MHKRLIKEKIYWMGAIDWDRRLFDSLIPLPDGTTYNAYLVEGSEKTALLDTVDPPMADAWAALLEDIPKLDFIVSHHAEQDHSGSIPLVLQKFPEAKVVVSPKAKPMLIDLLKIPESAFLTMEDGATLSLGDKTLRFLHTPWVHWPETMVTYLEEDRILFSCDFFGSHIATADLYVTDEGRVYEAAKRYFAEIMMPFRNVIEKNLEKLAPYDIQMIAPSHGQIHDRPAWIMDAYRQWVSGPPRNLVVLPFVSMHGSTRQMVDYLASTLVKKGVRVELFNLPVTDIGKLAMALVDAATVVVGTPTVLAGPHPLAAYATFLANALRPRVQFLSIIGSYGWGGKTVETLAGMIPNLKVEVLEPILAKGLVSESHIEALERMADTIARKHEEKGFV; translated from the coding sequence ATGCACAAGAGACTTATCAAGGAAAAGATCTATTGGATGGGTGCCATCGATTGGGACAGGCGCCTTTTTGACTCGCTCATCCCGCTCCCGGACGGCACGACCTACAATGCCTATCTGGTCGAAGGCAGCGAAAAGACCGCTTTGCTGGACACGGTCGATCCACCCATGGCCGATGCCTGGGCGGCGCTCCTGGAGGATATCCCGAAACTGGACTTCATCGTCTCGCATCATGCGGAACAGGATCATTCCGGCAGCATCCCTCTCGTGCTCCAGAAGTTTCCCGAGGCGAAGGTGGTTGTTTCTCCCAAGGCCAAACCCATGTTGATCGATCTGCTGAAGATACCCGAAAGCGCCTTCTTGACGATGGAAGACGGTGCGACCTTGTCTCTGGGGGACAAGACGCTCCGGTTCCTGCACACGCCCTGGGTCCACTGGCCGGAGACCATGGTGACCTACCTGGAGGAGGACCGGATCCTTTTCAGCTGCGATTTTTTCGGGTCTCACATCGCGACGGCCGATCTGTACGTCACCGACGAGGGGCGTGTGTACGAGGCGGCCAAACGGTATTTCGCCGAGATCATGATGCCTTTCAGGAACGTGATCGAAAAGAACCTGGAAAAGCTCGCCCCGTATGATATCCAGATGATCGCCCCCAGCCACGGACAGATTCACGATCGTCCGGCCTGGATCATGGATGCCTACCGGCAGTGGGTAAGCGGTCCGCCGCGCAATCTGGTCGTTCTACCCTTTGTATCGATGCACGGGAGCACGAGGCAGATGGTCGATTACCTGGCCTCGACCCTCGTCAAGAAAGGGGTGCGGGTGGAGCTGTTCAATCTGCCTGTCACCGACATCGGAAAACTGGCCATGGCCTTGGTGGATGCCGCCACCGTCGTTGTGGGTACTCCGACCGTTCTGGCCGGTCCGCACCCGCTTGCGGCTTATGCCACCTTCCTGGCCAACGCCCTCAGGCCGAGGGTGCAGTTCCTTTCGATTATCGGCTCCTACGGGTGGGGAGGGAAAACCGTCGAGACCCTGGCGGGCATGATCCCCAATCTGAAGGTGGAGGTGTTGGAGCCCATTCTGGCCAAAGGGCTTGTTTC